A genomic window from Labrus bergylta chromosome 7, fLabBer1.1, whole genome shotgun sequence includes:
- the nr1h4 gene encoding bile acid receptor isoform X1 — MNEWVGPDINVVGQLEIPPSDEFSISESSHLFDILADQGSPLLQDPDILPSFNSYPSMQYSSMEPAMSSTTYYSSHNYFPHYNGDEWYSQTGIYELRKGPLEVGYDTEMEDTAVAVPAVCKRTRHMSQAGRVKGEELCVVCGDKASGYHYNALTCEGCKGFFRRSITKNAVYKCKSGGTCEMDMYMRRKCQECRLRKCKEMGMLAELKPSSPLAGLLTEIQCKSKRLRKNTKASPGPSTGDETEGADVADSKHVTSTTKLPKEKVEITKEQRTLMKVIVDAYSTHQIPQDVAKKLLQEQYSADENFLLLTEMATSQVQVLVEFTKNIPGFLSLDREDQIALLKGSAVEAMFLRSAQVFSRKMPSGQTEVLEERIRKSGISEEFIIPMFNFYKSIVSLHMVQEEQALLTTITILTPDRPYVKDQQAVERIQETMLELLRKLCVLQRPQEPQYFARLLGRLTELRTLSHYHAEMLTSWRTNDHKFTPLLCEIWDVQ; from the exons ATGAATGAGTGGGTGGGCCCCGACATCAATGTGGTGGGACAGTTGGAAATCCCACCCAGCGATGAATTCtccatctcagagagctcccATTTGTTTG ATATTCTGGCAGATCAAGGTAGTCCTCTCCTACAAGATCCTGACATCTTACCCAGCTTCAACAGCTATCCCAGCATGCAGTACTCCTCCATGGAGCCGGCCATGTCCTCCACAACATACTACTCTAGTCACAACTACTTCCCTCATTACAATGGAGACGAATGGTACTCACAGACGGGGATATATGAACTGAGGAAAGGACCCCTGGAGGTCGGCTATGACACTGAGATGGAGGACACGGCCGTTGCGGTGCCCGCCGTGTGCAAGAGGACCCGGCACATGTCGCAGGCCGGACGGGTCAAAGGGGAGGaactgtgtgtggtgtgtggagACAAGGCTTCTGGATACCACTATAACGCTCTCACCTGTGAGGGATGTAAAG GTTTCTTTAGACGAAGCATAACAAAGAACGCCGTGTACAAGTGCAAGAGCGGTGGAACCTGCGAGATGGACATGTACATGCGCAGGAAGTGCCAGGAGTGTCGGTTAAGAAAGTGCAAAGAGATGGGCATGCTGGCAGAAT TGAAGCCTTCATCACCGCTGGCAGGCCTGCTGACAGAGATCCAGTGTAAGTCCAAAAGGCTGCGGAAGAACACAAAGGCCTCCCCTGGACCGTCGACCGGAGACGAGACGGAGGGGGCGGACGTCGCAGACAGCAAACATGTCACCTCAACCACCAAACTGCCAAAG GAGAAAGTTGAAATCACTAAAGAGCAGCGGACGCTCATGAAAGTCATTGTCGACGCTTACAGCACACATCAGATTCCTCAAGATGTGGCAAAAAAACTG CTACAAGAACAGTACAGTGCCGACGAAAACTTCCTCCTGTTGACGGAAATGGCAACAAGTCAAGTTCAAGTTCTGGTGGAGTTTACAAAAAATATTCCAG gctttctctctctggatCGTGAGGATCAGATCGCTCTGCTGAAGGGTTCGGCTGTGGAGGCCATGTTTCTGCGCTCAGCTCAGGTTTTCAGCAGAAAGATGCCCAGTGGACAAACAGAAGTTTTGGAGGAAAGGATACGCAAGAGTG GCATATCAGAGGAATTCATCATACCCATGTTTAACTTTTACAAAAGCATCGTTTCACTGCACATGGTGCAAGAGGAACAGGCTCTCCTCACGACCATCACCATCCTGACACCAG ATCGGCCCTACGTGAAGGATCAGCAGGCTGTGGAGAGGATTCAGGAGACCATGCTGGAGCTGCTGAGGAAGCTGTGCGTCCTGCAGCGCCCACAGGAGCCGCAGTACTTCGCTCGTCTCCTGGGCCGACTGACGGAGCTGAGGACACTCAGCCACTACCACGCCGAGATGCTCACATCCTGGAGGACAAATGACCACAAATTTACCCCGCTGCTCTGTGAGATCTGGGACGTGCAGTGA
- the nr1h4 gene encoding bile acid receptor isoform X2 — MNEWVGPDINVVGQLEIPPSDEFSISESSHLFDILADQGSPLLQDPDILPSFNSYPSMQYSSMEPAMSSTTYYSSHNYFPHYNGDEWYSQTGIYELRKGPLEVGYDTEMEDTAVAVPAVCKRTRHMSQAGRVKGEELCVVCGDKASGYHYNALTCEGCKGFFRRSITKNAVYKCKSGGTCEMDMYMRRKCQECRLRKCKEMGMLAECLLTEIQCKSKRLRKNTKASPGPSTGDETEGADVADSKHVTSTTKLPKEKVEITKEQRTLMKVIVDAYSTHQIPQDVAKKLLQEQYSADENFLLLTEMATSQVQVLVEFTKNIPGFLSLDREDQIALLKGSAVEAMFLRSAQVFSRKMPSGQTEVLEERIRKSGISEEFIIPMFNFYKSIVSLHMVQEEQALLTTITILTPDRPYVKDQQAVERIQETMLELLRKLCVLQRPQEPQYFARLLGRLTELRTLSHYHAEMLTSWRTNDHKFTPLLCEIWDVQ, encoded by the exons ATGAATGAGTGGGTGGGCCCCGACATCAATGTGGTGGGACAGTTGGAAATCCCACCCAGCGATGAATTCtccatctcagagagctcccATTTGTTTG ATATTCTGGCAGATCAAGGTAGTCCTCTCCTACAAGATCCTGACATCTTACCCAGCTTCAACAGCTATCCCAGCATGCAGTACTCCTCCATGGAGCCGGCCATGTCCTCCACAACATACTACTCTAGTCACAACTACTTCCCTCATTACAATGGAGACGAATGGTACTCACAGACGGGGATATATGAACTGAGGAAAGGACCCCTGGAGGTCGGCTATGACACTGAGATGGAGGACACGGCCGTTGCGGTGCCCGCCGTGTGCAAGAGGACCCGGCACATGTCGCAGGCCGGACGGGTCAAAGGGGAGGaactgtgtgtggtgtgtggagACAAGGCTTCTGGATACCACTATAACGCTCTCACCTGTGAGGGATGTAAAG GTTTCTTTAGACGAAGCATAACAAAGAACGCCGTGTACAAGTGCAAGAGCGGTGGAACCTGCGAGATGGACATGTACATGCGCAGGAAGTGCCAGGAGTGTCGGTTAAGAAAGTGCAAAGAGATGGGCATGCTGGCAGAAT GCCTGCTGACAGAGATCCAGTGTAAGTCCAAAAGGCTGCGGAAGAACACAAAGGCCTCCCCTGGACCGTCGACCGGAGACGAGACGGAGGGGGCGGACGTCGCAGACAGCAAACATGTCACCTCAACCACCAAACTGCCAAAG GAGAAAGTTGAAATCACTAAAGAGCAGCGGACGCTCATGAAAGTCATTGTCGACGCTTACAGCACACATCAGATTCCTCAAGATGTGGCAAAAAAACTG CTACAAGAACAGTACAGTGCCGACGAAAACTTCCTCCTGTTGACGGAAATGGCAACAAGTCAAGTTCAAGTTCTGGTGGAGTTTACAAAAAATATTCCAG gctttctctctctggatCGTGAGGATCAGATCGCTCTGCTGAAGGGTTCGGCTGTGGAGGCCATGTTTCTGCGCTCAGCTCAGGTTTTCAGCAGAAAGATGCCCAGTGGACAAACAGAAGTTTTGGAGGAAAGGATACGCAAGAGTG GCATATCAGAGGAATTCATCATACCCATGTTTAACTTTTACAAAAGCATCGTTTCACTGCACATGGTGCAAGAGGAACAGGCTCTCCTCACGACCATCACCATCCTGACACCAG ATCGGCCCTACGTGAAGGATCAGCAGGCTGTGGAGAGGATTCAGGAGACCATGCTGGAGCTGCTGAGGAAGCTGTGCGTCCTGCAGCGCCCACAGGAGCCGCAGTACTTCGCTCGTCTCCTGGGCCGACTGACGGAGCTGAGGACACTCAGCCACTACCACGCCGAGATGCTCACATCCTGGAGGACAAATGACCACAAATTTACCCCGCTGCTCTGTGAGATCTGGGACGTGCAGTGA
- the nr1h4 gene encoding bile acid receptor isoform X3 produces the protein MQYSSMEPAMSSTTYYSSHNYFPHYNGDEWYSQTGIYELRKGPLEVGYDTEMEDTAVAVPAVCKRTRHMSQAGRVKGEELCVVCGDKASGYHYNALTCEGCKGFFRRSITKNAVYKCKSGGTCEMDMYMRRKCQECRLRKCKEMGMLAELKPSSPLAGLLTEIQCKSKRLRKNTKASPGPSTGDETEGADVADSKHVTSTTKLPKEKVEITKEQRTLMKVIVDAYSTHQIPQDVAKKLLQEQYSADENFLLLTEMATSQVQVLVEFTKNIPGFLSLDREDQIALLKGSAVEAMFLRSAQVFSRKMPSGQTEVLEERIRKSGISEEFIIPMFNFYKSIVSLHMVQEEQALLTTITILTPDRPYVKDQQAVERIQETMLELLRKLCVLQRPQEPQYFARLLGRLTELRTLSHYHAEMLTSWRTNDHKFTPLLCEIWDVQ, from the exons ATGCAGTACTCCTCCATGGAGCCGGCCATGTCCTCCACAACATACTACTCTAGTCACAACTACTTCCCTCATTACAATGGAGACGAATGGTACTCACAGACGGGGATATATGAACTGAGGAAAGGACCCCTGGAGGTCGGCTATGACACTGAGATGGAGGACACGGCCGTTGCGGTGCCCGCCGTGTGCAAGAGGACCCGGCACATGTCGCAGGCCGGACGGGTCAAAGGGGAGGaactgtgtgtggtgtgtggagACAAGGCTTCTGGATACCACTATAACGCTCTCACCTGTGAGGGATGTAAAG GTTTCTTTAGACGAAGCATAACAAAGAACGCCGTGTACAAGTGCAAGAGCGGTGGAACCTGCGAGATGGACATGTACATGCGCAGGAAGTGCCAGGAGTGTCGGTTAAGAAAGTGCAAAGAGATGGGCATGCTGGCAGAAT TGAAGCCTTCATCACCGCTGGCAGGCCTGCTGACAGAGATCCAGTGTAAGTCCAAAAGGCTGCGGAAGAACACAAAGGCCTCCCCTGGACCGTCGACCGGAGACGAGACGGAGGGGGCGGACGTCGCAGACAGCAAACATGTCACCTCAACCACCAAACTGCCAAAG GAGAAAGTTGAAATCACTAAAGAGCAGCGGACGCTCATGAAAGTCATTGTCGACGCTTACAGCACACATCAGATTCCTCAAGATGTGGCAAAAAAACTG CTACAAGAACAGTACAGTGCCGACGAAAACTTCCTCCTGTTGACGGAAATGGCAACAAGTCAAGTTCAAGTTCTGGTGGAGTTTACAAAAAATATTCCAG gctttctctctctggatCGTGAGGATCAGATCGCTCTGCTGAAGGGTTCGGCTGTGGAGGCCATGTTTCTGCGCTCAGCTCAGGTTTTCAGCAGAAAGATGCCCAGTGGACAAACAGAAGTTTTGGAGGAAAGGATACGCAAGAGTG GCATATCAGAGGAATTCATCATACCCATGTTTAACTTTTACAAAAGCATCGTTTCACTGCACATGGTGCAAGAGGAACAGGCTCTCCTCACGACCATCACCATCCTGACACCAG ATCGGCCCTACGTGAAGGATCAGCAGGCTGTGGAGAGGATTCAGGAGACCATGCTGGAGCTGCTGAGGAAGCTGTGCGTCCTGCAGCGCCCACAGGAGCCGCAGTACTTCGCTCGTCTCCTGGGCCGACTGACGGAGCTGAGGACACTCAGCCACTACCACGCCGAGATGCTCACATCCTGGAGGACAAATGACCACAAATTTACCCCGCTGCTCTGTGAGATCTGGGACGTGCAGTGA
- the LOC136179675 gene encoding proteoglycan 4-like, with the protein MAAAGDPETQRPRDPETRRPGDPKTRRPEDPETRRPGDPETRRPRDPETRRPGDPETRRPGDPETRRPGDPETRRPGDPETRRPEDPETRRPGDPETRRPEDPETRRPEDPKTRRPEDPETWRPGDPETRRPEDPETRRPGDLETQRPGDLETRRPGDPKTRRPGDPETRRPRDPQTWRPGDPETD; encoded by the coding sequence ATGGCTGCAGCTGGAGACCCGGAGACCCAGAGACCCAGAGACCCAGAGACCCGGAGACCTGGAGACCCGAAGACCCGGAGACCCGAAGACCCGGAGACCCGAAGACCCGGAGACCCGGAGACCCGGAGACCCAGAGACCCGGAGACCCGGAGACCCGGAGACCCGGAGACCCGAAGACCCGGAGACCCGGAGACCCGGAGACCCGGAGACCCGGAGACCCGAAGACCCGGAGACCCGGAGACCCGAAGACCCGAAGACCCGGAGACCCGGAGACCCGGAGACCCGGAGACCCGGAGACCCGAAGACCCGGAGACCCGGAGACCCGAAGACCCGAAGACCCGGAGACCCGAAGACCCGGAGACCTGGAGACCCGGAGACCCGGAGACCCGAAGACCCGAAGACCCGGAGACCCGAAGACCCGGAGACCTGGAGACCCAGAGACCCGGAGACCTGGAGACCCGAAGACCCGGAGACCCGAAGACCCGGAGACCTGGAGACCCGGAGACCCGGAGACCCAGAGACCCGCAGACCTGGAGACCCGGAGACCCGGAGACCGACTGA